A region of the Bacteroidales bacterium genome:
CCATAACCGTTTCTATGCAATTTAAAACCCTGTCTTTATCAAACCCTGTTAACACAATCGTGCCGGCGTCCTGGGCTTCGGGGCGCTCCATGCTATTGCGGAGGGAGATGGCCGGGAAACTGAGGATGGCGGATTCTTCGGAAATAGTGCCGCTGTCAGAGAGGGTGCAGGCGGCGTGCGTCTGGAGGGCGATGTAGTCGGAGAAGCCGAAGGGTTTGAGGAAATGTAAGAGGGGGTGATTGGGTGAAGGGGAGACGGGGAGAAGCTCGTCAGTCGTGCTTCGACTCCGCTCAGCATGACCTTCTGATAAGGATTCAATACGCTTACGGGTGCGGGGATGGGTGGAGATGATGACCGGGTAATTGTATTTTTCTACTAATGCATTCAGTATATCCAGGATCTTTTTAAGATTTTCGGGGTTGTCGACGTTTTCTTCTCTGTGTGTACTGACAACAAAAAACTTTCCCTTTTCCAATTTTAATTCATCCAGGATTTTTGATGCTTTTATTTTATCAAGCTGGTGGTCGAGGACTTCTTTCATGGGACTGCCGGTTAAGTAAATACGGCGGTGGGGAAGGCCTTCGACCAGTAAATGCCTGCGGGCATGCTCGGTATATACCAGGTTGAAATCGGCTATGTGATCAATGATCCGGCGGTTGGTTTCTTCAGGTACGTTCTCGTCAAAACACCGATTACCGGCTTCCATATGGAAGATCGGGATGTGCAGGCGCTTGGCCATATAAGCGGCAAGGCACGAATTGGTGTCGCCCAGCACCACAAGGGCATCGGGTTGTTCCTGTTTTAACACGGCTTCGGACTTACGCATGATGTCGCCTACGGCAGCACCTAACGAAGAGGTGTCGACGTTGAGATAGTGATCGGGTTTACGGAGGCCGAGGTCGTTGAAGAATATTTCGTTGAGCTCGTAGTCGTAGTTCTGGCCGGTGTGGACGAGGATGTGGGTGGTGAATTCGTCGAGGCGGGTGATGACGCGGGAGAGGCGGATGATCTCCGGGCGCGTACCCAGCACGGTCATTACTTTGAGTGGATTTTTCATAGGGTAAACACTAAATATTTTTAATGCCTGCGGCATTTTGTTTTATAACACAAAGAACACGAAATCTTTTAACACGAGGCACACTAAGAACACTAAGCACACGAAGATAAAACACAGGTTATTTTTTAATGCCTGCGGCATCTATTTGTTTTAACACGAGGAACACTAAGAGCACTAAGCACACGAAGATTATTTATAATATAATTCGCTTAATGCCATCTTTTAATAGTCTGACATTAAAATTCATCAAAAAACCCAGCCGATAATCTCCAACCCTTAAATAAGTTAGCATTTGTGCCATATGAATACTATTCAATTCTTCAATTGCTTTTAACTCTAGCAATATTCTATCTTCAACTACCAGGTCTGCTCTAAAAACACAATCCAGCGTAATTTTTTTAAATACAAGCGGTATGGGTTTTTCTTTTTCAACTTTAATACCGTTACTGGATAATTCATAAAATAAACATTCTTTATATGCCGATTCAAGTAAACCTGGTCCTAATATTTTGTGAACTGAAATTGCCGCACTTATTACTTCGCTGGCAATATCTTCGGTTATTTGATCCAACATAAGTTTTTAAAATTAACAGATTGGTTTCTTAGTGTTCTTAGTGCTGCCTTTGTGTTCTTCGTGTTAAAATTCTTCATTATGTTTTAACACAATGAACTCGAGTCAATTTTAACACTAAGTACACAAAGGGCACAAAGCACACAAAGATATCCTTAGTGTTCTTAGTGCTGCCTTCGTGCTCTTCGTGTTAAAATTTCTTCATTATGCCGTAGGCATAATCAACTTAGTGTTAAACCGCTTCAAAGTATGTATCCGGGTCGTCGGGGTTGAAGAATTCGTTGATCCAGAAGATCGTATATACATCCTCATCCCCTACATTCGTTATATTATGTGTGTACCAGATGGGCATGTCGACATACGACGGTTCATTCCCGTCCAAATAAAAGTCCATCACCTTATCCGTCCCTATCCTCCTCAATTGTATTCTTGCCTTTCCTTTGATCACCGCGAACCGCTCGATTTTGCGGGTATGAAAATGATTTCCCCGTGTGATCCCCGGTCTGGTTGTCGAAAAGGAAACCTGCCCTCCAAGTTCCGTTTTAATCGTTTCTACAAAGGTCCCCCTGTCATCGGTATTCATCTTCAGCTTCACCGGGTTGATCTTCTCAATATCAATATAGCACCGGAAGGTGTTGAACAGGTCGCGCTCAAAGGTATGGTGGAGAGCGGGGAACTGGCCGTTGTCGAAGTAGTCGGTTTTGAAACGGTTGACCAGGGCGAGGAGCTCGGTTACGTTTTTTTCGACGGTGTGGGGGATGGTGACTGGTGACTGGTGATTGGTGACTGGTGACTGGTTTAGGATTTCGTTCCAGATGAGGGAGACTAAATCTCCGATGTATATGAGTTTGAGGGTGGCGTCGATTTCGATTTTGGGTTGTTCGTTGTGGGTAAGCTGGTGGCAGAAGGTGGCAACCACCGAGTTGTAATACGGGTTGCCGAAAGGTCCGAAGACGTTGGGGATAACCAGTCCGGTAAACCGGGCATGGTTCCTTTCCGCCCATTGTTCAAACAACGCCCTGCCTTCGCGTTTCGATTTCCCGAACATGTTGTCGCGTTCTTCCTGGGTGGAGGAGGAGAACAGCACATGCGGCCGGGAGTTGGTTTTTTCCATGGCGGCAATGAGCTTGTTCACGAGCAGCAGGTTGGTATCGTAAATGGTTTGCGGGTCGTTGTGGCGGTTGAGGGCGGCGAGGTGGATGATGACGTCGCATTGTTTCACGAAGTTTTCGAGAACTTCGGTATCTGAAAAGTACTCGTCTCTAAAAGGAATGCGGGTAACCTCATCTTTCTTTAAACCAAGAAAGTTAAATAAGTGAGTTCCTATAAAACCCGCTTGTCCCGTAATTCCTACTGAAAACATTTATTATTGTGTTTATTTATTCAATTGATCGGGCTTCGCCCGGAACCTTCTTACTTTCTTTGTCCTGTCACAAAGCCACCGCACGGTGTTTCATATTTAGCAATACGTTAATCATAGCGTTCTTCCCCTCTCCTTAAGAGCCTGTCCCGCTTCGGCGGGAAGAGGGGGAAGGGGGTGAGGTGTTTGGGTTACGGTTCAAAAGCCGGAGCCGACCGCTCCCCCATCACATCCTCCCTTATCGAGCGGAGGCGGAGGAGGAGTTGTTTGGTGCCCTCGAGGTCAAGCCTTTCGGTGCTATGTGACGTGTAATCCTCGGTTATGGAAACACTTGATTCTCCTTCGGTGAAAAACTTGCTGTAATTCAAATCCCTTGTATCGGCCGGTATCCTGAAATAATTTTTAAGATCGTCGGCTTTTGACATTTCTTCGCGGTTCACCAGCGTTTCGTAAAGTTTTTCCCCATGGCGGGTACCAATGACTTTAATAGGCACATCTGAGCAGTACATCTCTTTCAGTGCCTGGGCAAGGATACCGATTGTAGATGCAGGTGATTTCTGAACGAAAATATCGCCGTTGTTCCCGTTCTTAAACGCGAACAGCACCAGTTCAACGGCGTCGTCAAGGGTCATCATGAAACGGGTCATGTTCGGATCAGTGATGGTGATGGGCTGGTTGTTCCTGATCTGGGTTACAAAAAGCGGGATCACAGAGCCCCTTGAAGCCATCACGTTTCCATAGCGTGTGCCACAGAATGTAATGCCTTTCCCGTTGAGGTTACGCGATTTGGCCACCATCACTTTTTCGCTCAGGGCTTTAGACATGCCCATGGCGTTGATGGGGTAAACTGCCTTATCGGTACTGAGCACAATGGCTTTTTTGACGTTGTTTTTCACTGCGGAATCGAGCACGTTCTCACAACCCAGCACATTGGTGCGGACGGCTTCGGTGGGGAAGAACTCGCACGAAGGAACCTGCTTGAGCGCTGCTGCCTGGAAGACGAAGTCTACACCGGACATGGCGTTGTCGATGCTTTCGCGGTTACGGACATCGCCGATGAAATATTTTATTTTCGGGTTTTTATAGAACTGCCGCATGTCGTCCTGTTTCTTTTCGTCGCGGCTAAAAATGCGGATCTCTGCGATATCGGTGTTGAGAAAACGGCGAAGGACGGCGTTGCCGAAGGAACCGGTGCCACCGGTGATGAGAAGGCATTTGTTACTGAATTCCATGTCAGAAAGTTTGTAATGGGTATGTTAGGTAACAGATTACGGATTAAAGGTGAATGTGTTTCGTTTTAACCGCGAGGAACACGAGGTGTTTTATGAATGCATGTTATTTAACGACGAAATGATATAAACCGCCTGCGGCAGTTTGAAAAATTTAACACGAAGAACACTGAGAAAAAAGATAACCAGAATGCACGAATTAAAGACTAAAAAAATGATAACGAATTTCACTAATTGCTGCCTGCGGCAGCTTGAAAAAAGCTTCTTAAATCGTTCTTCCCCTCTCTTTTAGGAGAGGGGGCAGGGGGTGAGGTGTTGTTTCACAAATCACTAATTACCAATCACATACATTCCGCTTTACCAGATTTTACCCACAGCACCGCCCCCTCAGTCCCATTACCGGGTCTGAGAAGGGCGCTAAACAAATATAACTATTCACTGGCAAATGTAGATGAGAAGTTATCAATAGTTACAATAAGAGAGGTGATGTGCGTCACCGGGGGCGTTGATCTGAGAGGGTGAGCGGGTGACGGGGAGAGGGGGAGATGGGGAGAAGGGGAGAAGGGGAGAAAGGGGAGAAAGGGGAGAAAGGGGAGAGGGGGAGATGGGGAGATGGGGAGATGGGGAGATGGGGGTTATTTAATTTTCCAGCTATCTGAATCGTTGATCATATTTACAAGCATACCAAGGATATATTCATATTTTTCGTCAAGATTTTTTCTAATTTCCGGAGAAATGTATTCACAGCCTTCAGCAAAATCAAGCCAAACTTGGGATTCAGCAGATTCACCTTCAGATTGGTTTAATTTTGACACAAAAGCCAATGGATATCTACGCATTCGGAAAGCTTCGGCGATATTTGCTGCAACAGATCTTGAACTTCGCCGAACCTGATCGGTTAATGAATATCTTTCTTCTTTGGGAAACGTTTTTGAAATCTTGAAAATTTCCATTGCAGTTTCAAAGGCCACTTGGTAAACTCTCAGTTCTTTGTGTGATTTAATTCTTGCCATTAAACAAGGTTTTTGACTTAAGAGGTTATATATAAATTTAAAAAATATTTATAATTATTCAATTTTAAGAAGTTACTTATTCTACCAAAGTTTCAATCTCCGCCATCGCCTCTCCCCTTTCTCCCCGTCACCCCGTCTCCCCTTCACCCCCTCACCCTGTCTCCCCCTCACTCTCATTCTTCATTCTTAAATAAACTTTTTCGGGTTTCATTCGTATTCTAGCTAATAAAACCAAATCAACCTCTTACAGATGAAAATTATTTCCGTTGTCGGGGCTCGTCCGAATTTTATGAAAATAGCGCCGCTCGTTGAGGCTATCCGCAAACACAATGAACACCACAAAGACCGTTACATTGAGCATATCCTCGTGCATACAGGCCAGCATTACGATATCCGGCTTTCGGAAAATTTCTTCAGTGACCTCGGAATTCCACAGCCCGATGTGAACCTTGAAATCGGCTCCGGCTCCCATGCCGAACAGGTGGGCAACACCATGATCGCTTTTGAAAAAGTACTTCGTGAATATAAGCCCGACTGGGTAGTGGTTGTGGGTGACGTGAATGCCACCCTGGCCTGCTCGGTAACGGCCAAAAAAGAAAATATTAAATGCTGCCATATTGAAGCAGGATTGCGCTCGGGCGATATGACCATGCCCGAAGAGATCAACCGGCTTGTAACCGACAGGCTGAGCGACCTGCTGCTGACACCCGACCGTATTTCGAACGAAAACCTCCGCAAGGAAGGGGTTCCCGATGAAAAGATCAGGTTCGTGGGAAATATCATGATCGATACCCTTGAAGCCAACCGCAACCGTGCGGCTGCCATCAGCATACCGCATATGCTCGACATCAACCACCTTGAAGAGGCGGTTCATGTGAATCACTTTGATTCCGACCAGCCGTATGCCGTAATGACCCTTCACCGTCCCAGCAACGTGGATAAAAAAGAAGTGATTGAACCGCTTCTGAATTTCCTGATCCGCGAAGTGGCTTCATCCATGCCCCTGCTGTGGCCCATTCATCCGAGAACCGCCAAGCAGCTGAAGACATTTGGTTTATGGGACAGCGTTGTACAGAGCAACGGAATCCGGCTTCTTCAACCATTGGGCTACCATGATATGCTCAGGCTGAATATGGGTGCAAGGATTATGTTAACTGACAGCGGCGGACTGCAGGAAGAATGCTGCATCCTGGGTACTCCGTGTCTTACATTGAGATGGAACACGGAACGGCCTGTGACTCTGCGTGAGCATGGCGGCGCCAGCGTGCTTGTCGGCAATAACGTGGAACGCATCCGCAACGAATTCAGAACAACACTGGCCAGCGGCGTGCTTCCTGCCCGTCCCGAGTTGTGGGATGGCCATACGGCCGACAGGATCGTGGCATTGTTTGCGGGAGAGTTTTATTCGTAACACCTCACCCCCTGCCCCCGTAGGATCAGACTTCGTGTTCTTTGTGAAGCCTTCGTGATCTTCGTGTTAAAATTGGAATGTTTCGTGTTAAACGAAACGGTGACAGGTCTTCGACGCTGTCAGGTTTTGCATTCAGTTGAAAACGCAGTTTTCAGCCCTTAGTGCTCTTGAAGTAAAAAGGGGTAGAATCAGACTTCGTGTTCTTTGTGAAGCCTTCGTGGTCTTCGTGTTAAAATTGGAATGTTTCGTGTTAAACCCAACGATGACAGGTCTTCGACGCTGTCAGGTTTATTATTACTCCACCATTTTTAAGAATACTACCGAGAAGACAGCACCGATTGTATAGTAAATGAAATCAACCGGGTCGTAGCTGTGGCCGAAGACTAATGCGAAAGCCCTGTGTTCCGTGAGTTGCACCATAAAAGGGATTTCTAAATACTGGATCACTTCGAGAATGCATGTAACTCCCAGGGCAATCAGAACGGCATAATACCATTTGACGTGGGGAAACACAAAAGAAAAAAGCAGGCTGAAAAAAAAGACGTAAAGGATGCCCCCGATGTGATTGTGAATAATAGCTTCGTATTCACCCCTGTATTGTTTTGTATAGAGCGCAGTGATGAGCACAAGTGTCATCATTATGGCTTTCAGTATACGCGCATGATTATCCTGCAACAAGGTAACAACCCTTGGCGGTATCGTTAGCAGTCGTTTCATTTTGATATATGGAAATAACGTATTTGCCCGGGACAAATGTAAGGCATAGTAAGGAAAATGTAAAGGGAAAAGGGGAAAAAATTAATTCTGCCACTCTCTAACACCTCACCCCCTGCCCCTCTCCTGCCAGGAGAGGGGAGGAACGCATTGAATGAGGCTTGTGGTTCTTAGGTTATGTTTTTTTGCAGGAAGTATTTTAATTAATTGCCTAATGCGTCAATATTAAGAACAGCAATAATAAGCCCTTCTTCCCCTCTCCTCCAAGGAGAGGGGGCAGGGGGTGAGGTGTGAAATGATAGAGGCGTGAGGAGGTGAGGTGTAAGGAGTTCTACCCCCTCTGCTGCTTCAGAATTCGTGCAATATACTTGCCGATGATGTCGAATTCGAGATTTACCACCGTGCCTACCTTAAACTCATGGAAGTTGGTATGCTCATAAGTATACGGAATGATCGCCACCTGGAAGGATTTGTCCATTGAATTCACGACAGTGAGACTTACCCCGTTCACACAGACAGATCCTTTTTCCACGGTCACATAATCTTCGCGTGCCGGCTCATACTCAAAGGTGTAATACCAGCTGCCTTCGGATTCGGTTACCGAGGTGCATACCGCTGTCTGGTCCACATGCCCCTGCACGATATGCCCGTCGAGGCGACCGTCCATTTTCATGCTGCGTTCGAGGTTCACTTCGGAACCGGGCTTGAGCATTCCCAGGTTACTCTTGATCAGGGTTTCCTGTATGGCAGTTACTGTGTAGGTGTCGGACGTTTTTTCAACAACCGTGAGGCAAACGCCGTTATGCGATACGCTCTGGTCTATTTTCAGTTCTGGAACAAACGAGCAGGTGAGGGTAATGTGGAGGTTTTCCCTGTCTTTTTGGAGGGATACCACTTTGGCGGCTTCTTCTACGATTCCTGAGAACATGGTGAGTTTTTTGCGAAGATAAGGTTTTAACCACAAAGGCACAAAGGCAAATTTAACACAAAGAACACAAATGCCTGCGGCATTTGAAGAGTTTTAACACGAAGAACACAAAGATCACGAAGCACACGAAGATTTATTGAACAACTAAGGCACAAAGCCAGTCACCAGTCACCAGTCACCAGTCACCAATCACCAGTCACCAGTCACCAGTCACCAGTCACCAGTCACCAATCACCAGTCACTAATCACTAATCACTAATCACTAATCACTAAAATTTTCCTATCTTCACGCTGGTTAATGTAATAAGCCCTGTTTCATGCCCGAAACCCCTGAATGGTACGCCGTATACACTTGTTCCAAGGCGGAAAAACATGTCGCCACCGAACTGGGTAAGGCAGATATCGAACATTACCTGCCGCTGCAGGTGACCATGCGGCAATGGACCGACCGCAAAAAGAAAGTGCTTGTCCCCCTCATCCGTTCCTATGTTTTTATCCATGTTACCCCAAAGGACTTCATGAGAGTGGTGAAGGTCTGGGGTGTGGTTAGAATCCTGTACTTCGACGGAAAGCCGGTTCCGATACCCGACTGGCAGATCAACAATCTTAAAATTCTGCTTGGCGCAAAGGTTCCGATGGAGACTGATGTCAAAGCCTTTAAAAAAGGCCGCGATGTGCGGATCACCCATGGCGTGCTAAAGGACCTCCGCGGGAAAATCCTGGAGATAAAGGGACAGCATAAGTTGCTCATCAGCATTACGGCACTCGATTACAATCTCACCATCGATATTGACCCGACATTTGTAGAACCTGTTGAAGAAGAAAAATAGCTAACTTTGCAGTAAACCAAACTATATGGCTGCTGCAAAGGAAGTTATTCTTCTCAATATATCCGGACCCGATAAACCGGGTATAACCGCAACCCTCACCCACATCCTGGAACAATACGATACCGCAGTTCTCGACATCGGGCAGGCGGTGATCCACGACCAGCTGTCGCTCGGCATCCTGTTTGAAGTTCCTGAAAACGACGATTCGGCCCCCGTGCTGAAAGACCTGCTCTTCCGCTCCTACGAGCTCGGGGTTACAGCGAGGTTTACGCCCATCACGCTTGATGATTATGAAGACTGGGTGAAACTGCAGGGTAAGGAGCGCTATATTGTCACCCTCATTGCCCGGATCATCAACTCATCGCATATTGCCAAAGTCACCGACATCATTCACAGGCAAAACCTCAATATCGATATCATCAACCGCCTCAGCGGCCGTCCTTCGCTCCAGGATTCCGATCCCCACGCGATAGCCTGCGTTGAATTTTCGGTGCGAGGAACACCCGCCGACAAAGAAAAAATGCGCCGGGAATTTCTTGAAGTTGCCCAGGAAACCATGATTGACATTGCATTCCAGGAGGACAACATTTACAGGCGCAACCGGAGGCTTGTATGCTTTGACATGGATTCGACACTGATCCAGACCGAGATGATCGTTGAACTGGCCAAAAGGGCCGGGGTGGGCGAGGTGGTGCATAAGGTTACCGAGTCGGCTATGAGAGGAGAGATCGATTTTAAGGAAAGCTTCCGGCAGCGGGTAGGGTTGCTGAAGGGACTTGATGAAAGTGTGATGCGTGAGATCGCCTTTCACATGCCGGTTACCGAAGGGGCGCATAAGCTGGTGAGCACGCTGAGGAAATACGGTTACAAAACCGCCATCCTGTCGGGTGGCTTCACCTATTTCGGCCGCTTTTTGCAGCATGAGCTCGGGATCGATTACGTATTCGGGAATGAACTTGAAATTAAAGACGGAAAGCTTACAGGAAATTATATCGGCGATATTGTGGACGGCGCCTGCAAAGCGGAACTGCTCAAGAACCTGGCGTTCAAGGAAGGGATTCACCTGGAGCAGGTGATTGCCGTGGGCGACGGGGCCAACGACCTGCCCATGCTCAACCTCGCCGGGCTCGGCATTGCGTTTCATGCCAAATCGAAAGTAAAGGAAAATGCCCGCCAGGCCATCTCCACCATCGGGCTCGATGCGATCTTGTATCTGATGGGATTCAGGGACAGGGAGCTGAAGTGATTAGTAATTAGTGATTAGTGACTCCCTGTGCTAGGCGAAGTCCCTGTGCTAGGCGAAGTCTCCGACTTCGTCTATACGTAAAGGATAATTAACAATGAATTCCGTTCAGACGAAGTTACAAACTTCGCCTGGCATTTCGGTGCGTTCAGACGAAGTTACAAACTTCGCCTGGCATTTCGGTGCGTTCAGACGAATTACAAACTTCGCCCAGCCCTGACAAACGTCATAGATTTCTCCCCCATAATTCCTAATTCTCTATAAATCTTATATCTTTGTACACATTTTGAAAATCGGAAATTGTATTGTAATTGTTTGATATATAATGAGTAATAAGTATCCTGAATATAAGAGTTTCAACCTGGCGGCTATTAACCGCGAGATCCTTAACGTCTGGAACAAAGAAAAAACATTTGAAAAGAGCCTGGAAGTAAGGCAGGGCAAGCCATCCTACGTGTTTTACGAGGGACCTCCTTCGGCAAACGGGATGCCCGGTATTCACCATGTGATTGCCCGTACCATCAAGGATATTTTCTGCCGTTATAAAACCATGAAGGGCTTCCTCGTAGAACGCAAGGCAGGATGGGATACTCACGGACTGCCCGTTGAGCTTAAAGTGGAAACTTCACTCGGGATTACAAAAGAAGACATCGGGAACAAGATCAGCATCACCGATTTCAACAGCAAGTGCCGGAGCGATGTAATGACTTACACCCGCGAATGGGAAGACCTCACGCTGAAAATGGGGTATTGGGTAGATATGGATAATCCCTATATCACCTACGACAACCGCTATATCGAAAGCCTGTGGTGGCTTCTGAAAGAACTGTTCAAAAAAAACCTGCTTTATAAAGGCTATTCGATCCAGCCTTATTCGCCTGCCGCCGGATCAGGACTCAGCACCCATGAGCTGAACCAGCCGGGCTGTTACCGCGATGTAAAAGATACAACCTGCGTGGCCCAGTTCGAAGTGGTGAAAAATGCCAAATCGGAATTCCTGTTAGCCGAAACGGATGCACCCGTTTATTTCCTTGCATGGACAACCACTCCGTGGACCCTGCCTTCGAACACCGCACTGGCTGTAGGAGCCGATATCACGTATGTGAGGGTAAGAACATTCAATCCCTACACCTTTGAACCGGTTACCCTTATCCTTGCCAAAGAAAGGATGCACGAATATTTTGCCGAAAACAACAAGGATATTGCCATTGAAGCTTTCCAACCCGGCGATAAAAGAATTCCCTATAAAATACTCGGTGAATACAAAGGATCAGAACTCGAAGGCATTGCATACAACCAGCTGATCAACTGGGTGAATCCCGGCAAGGGCGCGTTCAGGGTGCTTACCGGTGATTTTGTCACCACCGAGGATGGTACAGGTATTGTGCATATTGCACCTACTTTTGGCGCCGACGACTTCAGGGTTGCCCGTGCAAACGGCGTTCCCCCGCTGATGGTGCTGGATGTGAACCGCAAACAGGCTCCGCTTGTGGATAAGAAAGGCCGCCTGTTCCGGATCGAAGACCTTGACCCGGAATTTGTAAAAGAGAATGTAAACGTTGAAGAATACAAGCCGTTTGCCGGAAGGTATGTAAAGAACGATTACGATCCTTCGCTTGGCGAGGGTGATCCCACCGTGGATGTGGACATTTCGGTATATCTTAAAAAAGCCAACAAGGCATTCCGCATCGAAAAGCATGTTCACAATTACCCGCACTGCTGGAGAACCGATAAACCTGTGCTGTATTACCCGCTGGATGCGTGGTTCATCAAAACAACCGCGTTAAAGGACAGGATGATCGAGTTGAACAACACCATCAACTGGAAACCGGAATCCACCGGAACAGGCCGTTTCGGAAAATGGCTTGAGAATCTTGTCGACTGGA
Encoded here:
- the wecB gene encoding UDP-N-acetylglucosamine 2-epimerase (non-hydrolyzing), with product MKNPLKVMTVLGTRPEIIRLSRVITRLDEFTTHILVHTGQNYDYELNEIFFNDLGLRKPDHYLNVDTSSLGAAVGDIMRKSEAVLKQEQPDALVVLGDTNSCLAAYMAKRLHIPIFHMEAGNRCFDENVPEETNRRIIDHIADFNLVYTEHARRHLLVEGLPHRRIYLTGSPMKEVLDHQLDKIKASKILDELKLEKGKFFVVSTHREENVDNPENLKKILDILNALVEKYNYPVIISTHPRTRKRIESLSEGHAERSRSTTDELLPVSPSPNHPLLHFLKPFGFSDYIALQTHAACTLSDSGTISEESAILSFPAISLRNSMERPEAQDAGTIVLTGFDKDRVLNCIETVMEEHRLRKYINNVNDYSITDTSWRVLKLIQGLSGLSNKWSGVLTSH
- a CDS encoding GxxExxY protein; this translates as MLDQITEDIASEVISAAISVHKILGPGLLESAYKECLFYELSSNGIKVEKEKPIPLVFKKITLDCVFRADLVVEDRILLELKAIEELNSIHMAQMLTYLRVGDYRLGFLMNFNVRLLKDGIKRIIL
- a CDS encoding NAD-dependent epimerase/dehydratase family protein, translating into MFSVGITGQAGFIGTHLFNFLGLKKDEVTRIPFRDEYFSDTEVLENFVKQCDVIIHLAALNRHNDPQTIYDTNLLLVNKLIAAMEKTNSRPHVLFSSSTQEERDNMFGKSKREGRALFEQWAERNHARFTGLVIPNVFGPFGNPYYNSVVATFCHQLTHNEQPKIEIDATLKLIYIGDLVSLIWNEILNQSPVTNHQSPVTIPHTVEKNVTELLALVNRFKTDYFDNGQFPALHHTFERDLFNTFRCYIDIEKINPVKLKMNTDDRGTFVETIKTELGGQVSFSTTRPGITRGNHFHTRKIERFAVIKGKARIQLRRIGTDKVMDFYLDGNEPSYVDMPIWYTHNITNVGDEDVYTIFWINEFFNPDDPDTYFEAV
- a CDS encoding polysaccharide biosynthesis protein translates to MEFSNKCLLITGGTGSFGNAVLRRFLNTDIAEIRIFSRDEKKQDDMRQFYKNPKIKYFIGDVRNRESIDNAMSGVDFVFQAAALKQVPSCEFFPTEAVRTNVLGCENVLDSAVKNNVKKAIVLSTDKAVYPINAMGMSKALSEKVMVAKSRNLNGKGITFCGTRYGNVMASRGSVIPLFVTQIRNNQPITITDPNMTRFMMTLDDAVELVLFAFKNGNNGDIFVQKSPASTIGILAQALKEMYCSDVPIKVIGTRHGEKLYETLVNREEMSKADDLKNYFRIPADTRDLNYSKFFTEGESSVSITEDYTSHSTERLDLEGTKQLLLRLRSIREDVMGERSAPAFEP
- a CDS encoding four helix bundle protein — its product is MARIKSHKELRVYQVAFETAMEIFKISKTFPKEERYSLTDQVRRSSRSVAANIAEAFRMRRYPLAFVSKLNQSEGESAESQVWLDFAEGCEYISPEIRKNLDEKYEYILGMLVNMINDSDSWKIK
- the wecB gene encoding UDP-N-acetylglucosamine 2-epimerase (non-hydrolyzing) — protein: MKIISVVGARPNFMKIAPLVEAIRKHNEHHKDRYIEHILVHTGQHYDIRLSENFFSDLGIPQPDVNLEIGSGSHAEQVGNTMIAFEKVLREYKPDWVVVVGDVNATLACSVTAKKENIKCCHIEAGLRSGDMTMPEEINRLVTDRLSDLLLTPDRISNENLRKEGVPDEKIRFVGNIMIDTLEANRNRAAAISIPHMLDINHLEEAVHVNHFDSDQPYAVMTLHRPSNVDKKEVIEPLLNFLIREVASSMPLLWPIHPRTAKQLKTFGLWDSVVQSNGIRLLQPLGYHDMLRLNMGARIMLTDSGGLQEECCILGTPCLTLRWNTERPVTLREHGGASVLVGNNVERIRNEFRTTLASGVLPARPELWDGHTADRIVALFAGEFYS
- a CDS encoding DUF2809 domain-containing protein, whose protein sequence is MKRLLTIPPRVVTLLQDNHARILKAIMMTLVLITALYTKQYRGEYEAIIHNHIGGILYVFFFSLLFSFVFPHVKWYYAVLIALGVTCILEVIQYLEIPFMVQLTEHRAFALVFGHSYDPVDFIYYTIGAVFSVVFLKMVE
- a CDS encoding riboflavin synthase → MFSGIVEEAAKVVSLQKDRENLHITLTCSFVPELKIDQSVSHNGVCLTVVEKTSDTYTVTAIQETLIKSNLGMLKPGSEVNLERSMKMDGRLDGHIVQGHVDQTAVCTSVTESEGSWYYTFEYEPAREDYVTVEKGSVCVNGVSLTVVNSMDKSFQVAIIPYTYEHTNFHEFKVGTVVNLEFDIIGKYIARILKQQRG
- a CDS encoding UpxY family transcription antiterminator; this encodes MPETPEWYAVYTCSKAEKHVATELGKADIEHYLPLQVTMRQWTDRKKKVLVPLIRSYVFIHVTPKDFMRVVKVWGVVRILYFDGKPVPIPDWQINNLKILLGAKVPMETDVKAFKKGRDVRITHGVLKDLRGKILEIKGQHKLLISITALDYNLTIDIDPTFVEPVEEEK
- the serB gene encoding phosphoserine phosphatase SerB; protein product: MAAAKEVILLNISGPDKPGITATLTHILEQYDTAVLDIGQAVIHDQLSLGILFEVPENDDSAPVLKDLLFRSYELGVTARFTPITLDDYEDWVKLQGKERYIVTLIARIINSSHIAKVTDIIHRQNLNIDIINRLSGRPSLQDSDPHAIACVEFSVRGTPADKEKMRREFLEVAQETMIDIAFQEDNIYRRNRRLVCFDMDSTLIQTEMIVELAKRAGVGEVVHKVTESAMRGEIDFKESFRQRVGLLKGLDESVMREIAFHMPVTEGAHKLVSTLRKYGYKTAILSGGFTYFGRFLQHELGIDYVFGNELEIKDGKLTGNYIGDIVDGACKAELLKNLAFKEGIHLEQVIAVGDGANDLPMLNLAGLGIAFHAKSKVKENARQAISTIGLDAILYLMGFRDRELK